One Zymoseptoria tritici IPO323 chromosome 3, whole genome shotgun sequence genomic region harbors:
- the CPC2402 gene encoding structural maintenance of chromosome protein 3 (SMC3 subunit of the condensin complex, which reorganizes chromosomes during cell division; coiled-coil protein of the SMC family involved in chromosome condensation and segregation) — translation MYIKQIIIQGFKSYKDQTVIEPFSPKHNVIVGRNGSGKSNFFAAIRFVLSDKYTQLGREDRQGLLHEGAGSAVMSAYVELIFDNTDERFPTNTPEVILRRTIGQKKDEYSLNRKNTTKQEVLNILESAGFSRSNPYYIVPQGRVTAITNMKDNERLNMLKTVAGTEVYESRRSESRKIMDETHHKREKIDDLLEHIRGRLNELEEEKEELREYQDKDRERKCLEYTIHHHDQEMLQDHLDRIDGDREEGAEQNDEHREALEAGEKQLEKIDVQIAGLQQQIKLLTEEKAQYKEDRTETARAKAKAESDVLGMQENQNAAQQAQSDRANQLRDVQALIKQHETTLAQLLPEFNAKRAEAKDLKEQVQEAESTRQRLYSKQGRQNQFKTKKERDEWLRKEVSEIHNILATRKANSMQITEDIAELESQIGQLEEDIAELRNRIENRGDEQHNVSAEIQQAAEEKARLQDQRKELWREEAKLDSVIANARLELEKAERFLGQMMDASTARGLASVRRIVEQDGIEGVYGPLGELFDCRDSYKTAAEVTAGASLFHYVVEDDEVAETLIKRLQAEKGGRVTFTPLNRVKVRPVEMPKASDAVALLSKLRYDAKYEKAMQQVFGKTIVCPNLQVAAQYARSHAVSAITPEGDRSDKKGALTGGFHDARNSRIDGLRRMKAARLEYDGTRSRKDEIGNELKQIDQKVSKAMSSLEKVQQKRDQMDGGYGPMREELRRKELDLRNRREEVSGKQNQHDGISSLLSDLGNQLSGFEAELASEFKKSLSNQEERQLEQLNSQLPDLKKQYTTLYNELADLEGTKRNTEDTLSVNLRPRRDELLAADLDNDATRSGAGDSTKLKERKSEVKRATKRLDGIDAKLKEIDDAIDEAQNQLGASEASRATKRGEVDRIEKAMQNHQKNVERGAQRRAGHAARLAEVQNQIRNLGIVPDAAYKPQYKNMTVNTATQKLHKVQESLKKYGHVNKKAFEQYQQFEKQRADLEERRKGLDSSDSSIRELIDVLDMRKDEAIERTFKQVSKAFAEIFVKLVPAGKGRLIIQRRSDKNANGGAAPDDSDEDEDEETVRARTGVENYIGVGISVSFNSKHDEQQRIQQLSGGQKSLCALALVFAIQRSDPAPFYLFDEIDANLDAQYRTAVAQLLEESAETGQFICTTFRPEMLLVAEKCYGVSYLNKASSIDVVSTEQALDFVEGQISGK, via the coding sequence ATGTACATCAAACAGATCATCATCCAGGGCTTCAAGTCCTACAAGGACCAGACGGTCATTGAGCCATTCTCACCCAAACACAATGTCATCGTCGGCCGCAATGGATCCGGCAAAAGCAATTTCTTCGCAGCGATTCGCTTCGTCCTCAGCGACAAATACACACAGCTCGGCCGGGAGGACCGACAAGGCCTCCTGCACGAGGGTGCTGGGTCCGCCGTGATGAGCGCCTACGTCGAACTCATCTTCGACAACACCGACGAGCGCTTCCCCACGAACACCCCCGAGGTGATTCTTCGCCGCACGATTGGCCAAAAGAAGGACGAATACAGCTTGAACCGCAAAAATACCACCAAGCAGGAGGTCCTCAACATCTTGGAGAGTGCCGGGTTCAGCAGGAGCAATCCGTACTACATCGTGCCGCAGGGCAGAGTGACAGCCATTACCAACATGAAGGACAACGAGCGTTTGAACATGCTCAAGACGGTCGCGGGTACGGAGGTGTACGAGAGCAGGAGATCAGAATCGCGCAAGATCATGGATGAAACTCACCACAAACGCGAGAAGATTGACGATCTGCTTGAGCACATTCGTGGGCGACTCAACGAGCTcgaggaggaaaaggaggagcTTCGTGAGTACCAGGATAAAGATCGTGAGCGAAAGTGTCTCGAGTACACTATTCACCACCATGATCAGGAAATGCTCCAAGATCACCTTGACCGAATCGACGGGGATCGCGAGGAGGGCGCTGAGCAGAATGACGAGCATCGCGAGGCTCTCGAAGCTGGCGAGAAGCAGCTGGAGAAGATCGATGTGCAGATCGCTGGATTGCAGCAGCAGATCAAGCTCTTAACAGAGGAGAAGGCACAATATAAAGAGGATCGCACAGAGACTGCGAGGGCCAAAGCAAAGGCAGAGTCGGACGTCCTCGGGATGCAAGAAAATCAGAATGCGGCCCAGCAAGCTCAAAGCGACCGCGCAAACCAGCTCCGCGACGTTCAAGCGCTGATCAAACAACACGAAACAACCTTGGCCCAACTTCTACCCGAGTTCAACGCAAAGCGTGCGGAGGCAAAAGATCTCAAGGAGCAGGTTCAGGAAGCCGAGTCCACCAGACAGCGACTCTACTCCAAGCAAGGTCGTCAGAACCAGTTCAAGACAAAGAAAGAACGCGATGAGTGGCTTCGAAAGGAGGTCTCGGAAATTCACAACATTCTTGCGACCCGCAAGGCCAACAGCATGCAGATTACCGAAGACATCGCGGAGCTGGAGTCGCAGATTGGGCAGCTCGAGGAAGATATTGCCGAGTTGCGAAATCGGATTGAGAACAGAGGCGATGAGCAACATAACGTTTCCGCTGAGATTCAACAGGCTGCAGAGGAGAAAGCTCGTCTGCAGGACCAGCGCAAGGAACTGTGGCGAGAGGAGGCCAAGCTTGACTCCGTCATAGCTAATGCGAGAttggagctggagaaggcggAAAGGTTTCTTGGCCAGATGATGGACGCAAGCACAGCCCGCGGTCTGGCTTCCGTGCGGAGAATCGTCGAGCAAGATGGCATCGAGGGGGTGTATGGCCCGTTGGGTGAGCTGTTCGATTGCAGAGACTCGTACAAGACCGCTGCAGAAGTCACCGCTGGAGCATCCCTCTTTCACTACGtcgtcgaggacgacgaggttGCGGAGACGCTGATCAAGCGACTGCAAGCCGAGAAGGGCGGACGTGTCACCTTTACGCCTCTCAACCGGGTCAAGGTCCGGCCGGTGGAGATGCCCAAAGCGAGTGATGCCGTTGCTCTGCTAAGCAAGCTCAGATATGATGCGAAGTACGAGAAGGCGATGCAGCAGGTGTTTGGAAAGACCATCGTTTGCCCGAACTTGCAAGTCGCCGCGCAGTACGCTCGCAGCCACGCCGTCAGTGCCATCACTCCTGAAGGCGATCGATCTGACAAGAAGGGTGCTCTGACTGGTGGCTTTCATGATGCCCGCAACTCGCGTATCGATGGCCTGAGACGCATGAAGGCTGCTCGGCTGGAATACGACGGCACCAGATCTCGTAAAGACGAAATAGGCAACGAACTCAAGCAGATCGACCAAAAAGTTAGCAAAGCGATGAGTTCACTCGAGAAGGTGCAGCAGAAGCGCGATCAGATGGATGGTGGATATGGCCCGATGCGAGAGGAGCTCCGACGGAAAGAGCTTGACCTGCGCAATCGACGTGAAGAGGTCAGCGGCAAGCAGAACCAGCACGATGGCATCTCAAGTCTGCTCAGCGACCTAGGCAATCAGCTGAGCGGTTTCGAGGCCGAACTTGCATCAGAGTTTAAGAAATCGCTGAGCAACCAGGAGGAACGCCAGCTGGAACAGCTGAATAGCCAGCTGCCGGATTTGAAAAAGCAGTATACAACACTGTACAACGAGCTTGCGGACCTCGAGGGAACGAAGAGGAATACCGAGGACACCCTCAGCGTGAACCTGCGGCCACGACGTGACGAGCTTCTCGCAGCAGACCTGGACAACGATGCCACTAGAAGCGGCGCCGGAGACTCGACGAAGCTCAAGGAGCGCAAGTCCGAAGTAAAGCGTGCCACGAAGCGTCTCGACGGCATCGACGCCAAGTTGAAAGAGATTGATGATGCCATCGACGAAGCGCAGAATCAGCTGGGCGCCTCTGAGGCAAGCCGTGCCACGAAGCGCGGTGAAGTCGACAGAATCGAGAAAGCCATGCAGAACCACCAGAAGAACGTCGAGCGGGGCGCGCAGCGGCGGGCAGGACACGCAGCCCGTCTCGCGGAAGTGCAGAATCAAATTCGGAACTTGGGCATAGTCCCCGATGCGGCCTACAAACCGCAGTACAAGAATATGACGGTCAATACCGCAACACAAAAGCTGCACAAAGTGCAAGAGTCTCTCAAGAAGTACGGCCACGTCAACAAGAAGGCTTTCGAGCAATATCAGCAGTTCGAAAAACAGCGCGCCGATCTCGAAGAGCGCCGAAAGGGGCTCGATAGTAGTGACAGCAGTATTCGGGAACTGATCGACGTGCTTGACATGCGGAAAGACGAGGCCATTGAGCGTACGTTCAAGCAAGTCAGCAAAGCTTTCGCCGAAATCTTCGTCAAACTTGTGCCCGCTGGCAAAGGTCGTCTGATCATCCAACGCCGAAGCGATAAGAACGCAAATGGAGGAGCAGCTCCAGACGACagtgacgaggacgaagacgaggagacTGTGCGCGCACGCACCGGCGTGGAGAACTACATTGGGGTCGGCATCTCCGTGTCGTTCAACAGCAAGCACGATGAGCAGCAGCGGATTCAGCAGCTCAGCGGAGGACAAAAGTCGCTCTGTGCGTTGGCGTTGGTGTTCGCCATTCAACGCTCGGACCCCGCTCCTTTCTACCTCTTCGATGAGATCGACGCCAATCTGGATGCTCAGTATCGTACGGCGGTGGCGCAGCTGTTGGAGGAGAGCGCAGAGACGGGCCAGTTCATCTGCACGACCTTCAGGCCGGAAATGTTGCTGGTCGCGGAGAAGTGCTATGGTGTGAGCTACCTGAACAAGGCGAGTAGCATTGATGTCGTTAGCACGGAGCAAGCGCTCGACTTTGTGGAGGGTCAGATCAGTGGAAAGTAA